GATTGAAGAGACATTAAGAATAAATATCAATGACATAAAAGAAGTTACAGGGCAAAAGGTACTTACTATAAGAGATAGAGTTTTACCACTTTTCATTCTCAATGAAATTCTTGGAGTACCTAATAGCATTGAGTCTGATAGAAAATACATTCTTGTAGCAAGTGTTGGAGATAAGAGATTCTGTATATCTGTTGATTCTGTTTTAGGACAGGAAGAGATTGTGATAAAAACCATAAATGGTGTAGACTCTGAGGAGTGTGGAATAATGGGAGCTACAATCACAGGAGATGGTAAGGTTGTCTTAATTCTTGATCTTGCTATACTTTCAAGAAAAGTTTTAGCAATAAAATAAAGGAGAGAGAAATGAGACAGTATATTGGATTTATTCTTGGGAAAAATGAATACACAGTTCCTATTCTTAAGGTTCAGGAAATTATCAAACTCCCACAGATAACAAAAATGCCAGGAGTACCATATTATGTAGAGGGAGTAACAAATCTTCGTGGTAGAGTAATTCCGATTATTAATCTCAAAAGAATTCTCGGTATTCCAGAAGAAAACAATGCAGGAAAAGTAATTGTTATTTCCTCAGGAAAGATAACTTTCGGTGCATTAGTTGATGATATTACTGGAGTAATAAACATAGATGAAAAAACTATTGAACCTGCTGAGGAATTTATGCAACATGGACAGACCCAAATAGAAGGTGTTGCCCGACTAAATGATAGACTGCTTATACTGCTTGACACAAAAAAATTGATTCCTGCAGAAGATCAAAGCCTTTTTGAAGAAGAAATTGTTGAGGTTCATGATGAAGGAGAAAAGTTAGAAGTGATAAAAAAAATAAGTGGAATAGGTGGAGAAATGACAGTTACTGAAGTTATAGATCCAGTTAAGTTTTATGAACAAAAAGGTATAGGGAAGGACGATCCAAAATATATTTTGATTGAAGAAATAACCAATTTCATGAATGCTGTTTCACAAGGAGATTACGAGCAGGCAGATAAAATAATGAAT
The nucleotide sequence above comes from Thermodesulfovibrio aggregans. Encoded proteins:
- a CDS encoding protein phosphatase CheZ; the encoded protein is MRQYIGFILGKNEYTVPILKVQEIIKLPQITKMPGVPYYVEGVTNLRGRVIPIINLKRILGIPEENNAGKVIVISSGKITFGALVDDITGVINIDEKTIEPAEEFMQHGQTQIEGVARLNDRLLILLDTKKLIPAEDQSLFEEEIVEVHDEGEKLEVIKKISGIGGEMTVTEVIDPVKFYEQKGIGKDDPKYILIEEITNFMNAVSQGDYEQADKIMNNIIQKSQSDLFKEVGKVARKLHDALKSFREVLDPRLKEIATEQMPRAVDQLQMVIDKTEEAANKTMEIVEKYILKMDDLANHIRGLQGPQESVEFLREFKNSLEDDLTEILTTQSFQDLTGQVLKKVINLVGDLEVELVRLITTFGLKIEEKDIAKKEIEKVSQEDVDELLKEFGF